CGGAAGGCAGCAGGCTCCTCCTCTGTGCCCCAGGGGAGGGGCACAGAGTGGGGCAGAGTGGGGCAGAGTGGGGCGTGGTTGGACAGCCGGCGGGCAGACTAGTGACAGGCACTAACATAAACCACAATAATATCCCAAAGTCATGAAGGAAGTAACCAAGTGTGAATTTTCGGTTTATgcctcgctcgctcgctcgctgcTTACTTTCGGGTCGGTCTCTGCTCTGCGCTGCCATTCCGGTGGTTATCCGGGTGTCAGTTACGGctgggacacacacacacacacacacacactaccCGCACGGACTGTGGCTGTTGCGAGGATCTAAGGCTCGATGGTCGTGCCAGTGGCTGCGCCCTACAGGCGGTACAATGGCCATTAAGGGATGTTTTCCTTGAATGTTAACCGAATAAAGGAATACCCTTTCGCAAGCAAAGAAACGAGATGGCGGGCAAGCAGTGCAAGCAAGCAGTCCGACACTCCAGGCAGGACAGCCGATGGGTTAATCGATTTGGCGAGTGTTGCCTCGCTTTGAAGCGCATTCCGTGCATTCGTTGTGGCACGGATCCATGAAGGTCCTCCCCCCACCCCTCTGCACTGCTTGGATGAACACCTCCTTTGCAGTTGTTTTATTTGCGCTTCCGTTTCGCGGACAGTTTGCTTTGCTGTGTTTCTACTTCATATTTAttccctctcgctctccctcgcCCCCCAGCGCGAGGCGCCTTCTCCCAttttcttgttgttttttgttttggcttttttTGCGCTCGCAACAGAAAAATGTTGCAACAAAACATTTACGACGTCATCGTTTCACAATTTTCATGCTGTGACCCCCCGCCAGCCCCTGGGGATAGACCACCCTCCCCCACTCCTACTCACTTTCTCCACTGCTTTCCCCTTCTCCCCTTCTGCCCTAGAATCCTTGTTGTTCGTTCATGGGCCCAGCGCCCCCCAGCTACCGCCCACAGCACGGGGCATATGAAAAAGTTGGAAGGAGAGCGAAAAAAAGAaaggagagagaaagaggaaaATGGGGCCCAAACCTTGTGTCATTTATCATGCATTTCCACTTTTGGCTTCCGCCGACCGACGTCCGACGGGCAACTGCCGGGACGTGGCCCGAGCGCAGACAAATGCACGGACGGATAGAGCGACAGGGCAACGGGCGGgcagatggacggacggaaagGCGGATGGGCAGGAAGAAGGATGAGTGGGACGGTGATATTTTCTATCCCACTGATCACTGCTCACTGATCACTGCTCACTGCTTGGCAGGCTGAATTCCCCTTCCACGTGCTGCTTGAATGGGTGTGATACTGCTTGCCTGGACTGCTTGTCGCCTGCATTGATCCCGACCGTCTGCACGGcactccaatgggccaatgcCGTTCGCACTGCTTTCTCTCGTGCTTGAAATTGAACTGCTTCTCCAATGTTTCGATGTGCCGCAGAATAAATCTTGAACCACCTCCCACTGCCACCCcaccctgtgtgtgtgtgtggggggggggggggggcacacCTTTTCGTGTGcctcgtttttctttttcgtgGACGGCGGACAAATGAATCCGGCCACAAATCATAGACAGGACGAATTTATGCGTTTTCATTTGCTGTTCCATTGCCTGCCCTTCTCCCCCGCTTCGCCCACTTCTCCCCCACTTCCCCCCACTTCCCCCGTTTCTCCATTTCCGGCAAAAGAATGACAAAAATCTTTGAACGCAATTCAAAATTaatcaaaagacccaaaaaaAAGGCACACAAAAAATACTCCACAAATTCTGTTAAATTAATTTCCTTCGGGGCTAAGCAACATTTTCcaaaacccccccccccccccccagccCCTCCTCTCCCCAGGAAAAGTTGCCTAGTCATTTGCAAAAATTTGAATATGCAAATAGGGAAGGGGCacaggggcagggggcaggggggaggggggagggcctGTGGACAGGCACTCGAGTGGATCAGTGGCCTAGGAAATTATGAAAAAGTTCTTGGAAATTGTTTGACTACCGAAATGCGGAATAAAATCTTTCCCTTTTTGGGTTTCCcttccttctttttttttgtttttttgtgcaCTGCAATTGATTAAGGCGTTTTGTAGAGGGGCGGGGTGGGGACCATGATGGAGTGGCCCCATCAGGTGGCATGACTGGAGGTTTCATTGGATGAGAGCGGATTCATTGGCTGCCTTCGAACCGCAGCCCCAGCCCGAGGGAACGACAAGCGATGGAAAGATAATAAAGCCCCAAGTTGTGTTGGTTTTTATCGCCATATGTTGTACGTACTGGAGTCCTGCAAGGACGGACCACCGAATCGGTTCGGTGGGGTTCGGTGGGGTTCGGTGGGGCTCGGTGGGGCTCGGCATTCGCTTCGTTCGATTCGCTCGAAGAAAACGCACCGAGTCCCGTCAGATCCGCACTGATTCGCTTTTTTCTCGCTCACTCTCCACTTGATCTGATCTGGTGGAGAGAACGAGAAAGGGACTGCTCCGTAGCACGAGTATGTGTGTCCCCAATCCCTTCAGAAACCTCCTGCTGCAGTGCTCGGTTTCGCATTCGGTTTTCGGTGGGTGATTCGAGGCAGATTCGAGGCatgtgaatgtgaatgtgaatgtACTCCCTTTGGGATTCAAAGTATTCTGCTGCCGTCTTTAATGTTAGCCGTTGTTTTACCCTTTCAAACTACACGCACAGGCTCAGGGGCCAGGGCTGTTCACCTGTCTAGGCCAGTGGTTGGGGAGGCGATCAGAGGCCGATCAGCAACGAATCCCAATTTCGAATGAGCGAGCAATTGGGAAGCGAATCTAAGCGCAAACATTGGAGTGCATTCAAGTGGATTACGGATTAACAATTGTGGAATTTTATTTTCCAGCCACATGGCGCATGGGTCCAAAATCCATCGTCACCTAAtctcttcctctctccctctctctctctctctctgtcgctgtcCCTGTCGCTGTCTCTCCATATTTCTTGTAAACTTTTCGATGGTGTCTGACATTTGCCGCACTTTTGTGGGCGGGCCAAAAAGAAGAGTCCAAACAAATGCGACGCCATTTGGTCGGTCGCTGCTGTCTGCCTGTCCTTGTATCCCtttttgtatctgtatctgtatctgtatcggTGTCTCTTGGCGTATCTTCTGgtgtgtctctctctgtgaCGCATACGAGTATAAACCGCAATGAACTTGAGCCAGCTGTCAATGTGATAAATAAACTTGGCTGGTGCCAAAAGGGACCCGTCGAGAGGGAGCGAGACTGCTGCAACACATAAATAATACTACGAGGACATGTCTGTTGTCTGTTGTCTCCCCACCCCGTCTCTAGGCCCGTCTAGGGGAAGCGTTTGTGTGCTCAAGGAATAGTCATGTAGTACCTATGCTTATGCCGTGCACTGTAGCCCACAATTgactttctttctttctctttctgtttcttttgattgcagagcagcagagcccAGAGCAGAGAAAAAGCCAGAGACAAACACAGAGCACTCCTAAAGCACACAGTCTCGCCCACATCTGTATCTTCGAGCTATGGGCGTGGCATCGacgagccagagccagagccagggccAGAGGAGGATGCTGTGGCTTCCACTCCTCGCCCTGATGGTCCTCAACGGCGTGGACGCATACTCCAGTACGTATACCACGCGATGTGGCAGCTGCAGCCCCCGCGCCGATGCAGAGGCAAGCCGTTCCCTCAAATCCGTTTGTCTTTGCATCTCGcggtgtgtgtttttgttttgtgttttctTTTCGGAGGATCTGTCAAATTTCAATACCAAAAATGTATCTCATGCATTCATTCACCCACTCCCATCATTGAACCATCATTCGATCCAAAGAGCAACAGAAACCAGAGGCACCGGAGAGCCTCTGGAGCCTCTGGAACCCCTCTCTAAATGTATCTTATAATTTGTGTATCTTTTTCGTATAATTTTGACTCGatctccacacacacacacacacccacacacaacCCCCGTTTGAATCGTAACAAAACTCCACCTCGAACCCCCGAATGGCCTGCGCCTCGTGAAGAGTACGGACGCGGCTGCGGGGACATCGGATGTCTGCCCAACGAGGAGTGCATCATCACCAGCGACTCGTGCAGCTACAACCAGAGGGACGGCAAGGACTGCGGCAACTATCCGACCTGCAAGCGCCGCACCGgctccacctccagctccgGCAGCAACCAGGCCTCGCCCTCTGTTAATCCGTCAggtatttattttattattttgccACCCAACCCAACCACCCACCCTCCCCTTGGCCCTTGGCCCTTGACCcgtcctcccccccccccccccccccccccccccccccccaccctctTCTCCTGTTTATCATTTTGCTTTTGTGGGGCgggaaaaaaacaacaacaaaaaaacaaacataacaattgcaaaatatcgGAAACGGGAACggaaaaatggaaattttACTTGGAAAATTCTTGAGTTTTGTTTTGCTTCATtttctacacacacacacacacacactcacacacacacacacatgagaGCTTTTTGGCAATCGATCGATCAATCAATCACTCGCTCGCTCACTCATTCATCGCCTCATTTCACAGCAGGATCCTCGTGCATGCAGCATGCAGCATGCCTCGTGCCTCGAGCAGAACTAACCTTTGAACCCATATGCTCCctctatctatctctctctctctctctgccccaCACTCATGCCTGCCCGCCTGCCATCCACTAACGCAACTAACACCTCGTCCCGCCCCGCCACGCCTCGCCTCACCTCGAAAAGGATCGAGCCTGAACACCGGGCCGGAGAACAACATCTTCGCACCCGCCTCGTCGAACCCCACGCTGAACACCTACACGGGCCAGGGCCACCAGAgcggccacggccacggcaacggccaccagcagcaccaccagcagcagcagcagcagcagcaccagatgcagatgcagatgcagcacaacggcggcggcggcggcggcggcggtggcggcaacTCGGGCAACGGGGgaggaggcggcggcggcggacAGAACGCAGAGGGGGCTGCGGGGGCCTCGTCGACGGGCGTGGTCGATCCGCACTATGTCTTTGGGGCCCAGCACCACATGCCAGTCATACCCAACATGCCCATCTTCCCCTACAACTCCCCGACGTCAGCGCCCTCGTTTCAACAGTTTCCCCAACCCAACCATCCAGGTAGCGTCCTCAATCCCGGCTACCCGATGCACGGCCTGCAGCCGGTGAACCCGTACAATCCACCCTTCGTATTCGGCCAGATACCGTTCTACGGCGGCAGCCCCTCCGGCACGGGGGGCCCCCCCAACGGCGGCAACGGCGGCGGCAACGTCGGCATCGGCGCCGGCGTCGGGCTGCCCAGCTCGACGCTGGGCATCctcggcggcggcggcggcggccttGCCCCCTACGGCAGCAACTATCAGGGCTACCAGAGCCAGCACTCGAACGCGAACATGTTCAACAAGCCGCCGCCACAGTACCAGAATCAGAACCAGCAGAACCCCTACAATCGCCGGACCCAGGCGCATCCCTCAGCAGCGGCGGGCTCCAGGTCCGGACTGGCTCCGGCCACCCTCGGGGCGGCCGTGCTTGTGGGACTGCTGCTCGCCGCGGCAGCCGCTCGGACGTAATAATCTGAAGATGAAGCGGCATCGAAATGTGGCAGCAGtgacgacaacaacaacaacaacatccacgacgacaacgacgatgACGATCAGCCCCGAAATGCAAAATCCtaaaaaataaacatttttCAGTGCTTTCTTTTCGTGCAAGTTTCGTTTGGCTTCTCCTTTGGTTCCTTCCGTTTATTGTCtttcttttgatttttctCTCCCGCACTGTGTAgcgagtggcagtggcagtggcagtggcaactCTTGGAGATTCTGCATTTAAGAGAACACCTCTCGTCCCGAGGGGAAGGGCCCTCCTGTTGAGTGcctgtttttgtgtgtgccaCACCACGTATACGTAATTTCAATTTAATATTGTGCAGAACGAAGAGGGAAAGAGCCAAGTGGCGGGGTGTTGCATGCCTCACTGGACACGAGTTCatttctctctgtgtgtgtatctctgtgtgtgtgtgtgtgtttcgaCCATCAGTCAGGCTCCTGCTCCTCCGGGAGgcgaggctgctgctgctgctggctgctggctgctggctgctctTTTTTGCAGCTCAATTAAATTGGAATTTAATTTCGAGCTTAGACAGGAAggaggcacacacacacacatacacacacagagagagatacacacacacacagatgcagAGAATGGAGGCATCCAGATAGATGCTAGAGATACCAGCACATGGTAAAGGGCTGGACTTTGATGCTGATGTTGATGTTAATTTCATTTTTGTTGATGTTACGAATTTGCGGTCAGACTATGGACTACGGACCACGGACTACGGACAGCTCTCAGCGATAGCTCTTTCCCTCAATTTGTGTGCTGGGTTTTTAGCTACAGAAATATACAGttagagatagagatagagagagccAAGAGCCACTgctgcagatacagatacagatacagatacatttaGTGTTGTAGATACGCAGAGATACGCATGTCAATCAAAATGCATAATGAGCTACAGGAAAAACGGGAAGGGATTTGGCAGGTGCACCAAGTGCCCCCCCGCCAGAAGATGTGAGAAGAACATTAGAGCTCCAAAGGGTGTGTGCTCGAGAGCCCAGCCTCCAATCAAAGGAAAGCTGTCACTAAAATGCATTTACATACACATTTTCTAGCCAGAGAACTGCCACAACAGAACTGCCAAAAGCACGAGTATATTAGAGAACGAGGCAGGGAATGCTTGGTTTTCTGTAACGAGAGGAGTCAGAGAATATATTTACTCCGTCCGTTTACCCGCTTGTCCGCTTGTCCGTTACTCTTGATTGATTTCCCATTCGAACCGCTGCAgaagccacagccacagcgcCCAACAGAGCCaccagcaaccagcaaccGAACTCAGAACAGTATTAGCACAAGACAGTGGCTGGCATTTTATTGAGGGCCACCCAGAGGAATGGCGTGGGCCACAGCCCCCTACGAGAAGTATTCGAGAGTATTCACTACTAATACCGATtaaaattacaattaaaacCTAAACTTAAACTAAAACTACAACTAAAGACGAGAGACGAGAGACAGACTGACAAAAACAGAGGACGGATATGTATATagcagacacagacacacacacacacacacccacacacacgcaagGAAAGATACTCTGTTGATGGAGTATCTTCAAGAACGAGTACATGATGCATGTAAAGGATACTTGTGGGGGGTGTACTTAATATATatatgataatgataattattGTGGCAATGGCAGAAGAAGACTTATATAGACAGTAAGCGATAACCGATAACCGATAGCCGATAAACGATAACCGATTACAGACAAACTCAAAGTTTTGTAGACCTTCAATCGATTACAGCCGATTGCAATACAATTATATAATCAAAATCCAACAAAATGGAAACGCGCGACTAAGAGCAAAATTAATATTCTAAGAAATACGCTAAACTAACATAAGACCCATCCCCCCCCGACCccgacccagacccagacccccCCCTCACTCTAATTCTTTAATCCTCCCCGCTTAGTCCTTGATCAGTTCTTAATCCgtttttgtgttttctttcttttgtgtttttgtttttttttttctttcgatCTCATTTCGCTTTGCGCTTTGTTTTGTGGCTAACCCAACCCCCCGTACTGGAACTGCTTGAACTGCTTGTACTGCTTGCTTCCACTGCACTCTGCCACACTCTGCCACACTCTGCCCATGCCGCTGCAGAGGTGAGCGGCAGCACCCACAACTCCTATGCCCCCAATCCGCCAAGTGCCCCGCTGCCGGATGCGGACGCGGGCGGTGGCGCTGGCTAcaatggcggcggcggcggctccaACGGCAATGGCAACGGTGGTGGCGGTGGATATGGTGGTGGCTTCTCGGCTGGCGGCCATAGTCTCTACCCCAGTCTCCCCCAGTCCGGCGGTGGCGGTAATGGTAATGGTGGCGGTGGTGCTGCCCCCTACAATCCCTACGGCGGCTACAACCCCCAGCAGCCCCCGCAGGGCGGTGGGGGCTACAACCCGTACAACGGCGGCAACGGCGGCTACCAGCCGGCGCCCGGCGGCTATCAGCCGAGACCCGGCTACACCCCTCCGGCCCCTGGCTACGAGAACAATGGCGGCGATGGCGGACAAGGACAAAAGCCCAAGGACAAGCAGGGCGGCTTCTTCTCCAACTTCTTCTCGAACCCGGCGGTGAGTCAAGCGGTTTCCGGCATCATTGCCGGCCAGATAGCCAAGCAGCTCCAAGGAGGAGGTGCCGGCGGGGCAGGTGGCGGTGCCGCCAGCTCCAATGGCGGCTACCAGCCCAGCGGCGGCTACGGCGGCGGCTCCTCTGGCGGCGGCTCATctggaggcggcggcggcagcaacaTCCTGGGCGGCCTACTCGGCTCCGTGCTGTCTGGCGGCGGCGCCAATGCAGGCGGGGGCTCTTCGGGCGGTGCCAGCAGCTTCCTGGGCAGCCTCCTCAACGGCGGCGGCAACTCCAATCGCGGCCAGTCTGGCGGCGGCGGAGGTGGCCTAGGCGACATCTTCAGCTCGAAGAACTTTGGCGGCCTCTTCAGCGAGAATCCCTCTTCCCGTGGGGGATCTGCCAGCGAcgcatcctcctcctccgggGGACCCAAGAGCTACCCCACCCAGGCCCCGGGCAACTACTATGGATAGATCGGATCACTTCTTTTCTTGTGTACTCGTGTATTTCTGTTTCTTTTCGGATGGCATCTAATCAAATGGAGAACTTTCAACGAAATTAACTGAACAATATTGCAACACATACACAAGCATAAGCgtaacatatacatatacaaatacaaatacataaCTGTAACGATAACGATGATTATACAAAtaccatatatatataccatatatatatatatatacttattCGATATACAAGAATATACCTATACTTGAGCATCAGCTGAAGGATGCAATTTGGATTGAATACCGTAGCGTACCCCGTACCCCGTACCCAGTACTCCGTACTCCGTACAACGTGCCCCTTGCCCCGTACTTTGCCCAAAACACAAAACCGAAACACATCCAAAACCCATTCGGAGTTCATTTGTAAATACTTAGAGACAAactgaaattgaaattgagaATGATAATACATATACGTAAGAATTGAAAGCCAATCGAAGGAGAGTCTTTTATTTGATTGTCATGTGTGGATGGATGGAAGGAACGATAGCAGGATGGACAATTGGAGAGATGGATGGGTCAAAGGGTAGGTATGAAGCAGCCATATGGAGTGGGGGTAACATTGTGGATAGATATTCAAGCGATTAGGAAACAGTTAAGGCCGTTAGATGCAACCAATAGAATACCACAAAATACTGCACTATTATTAGAAGAGAATAAAATACGACTCAAATTTTGATGGAAATAATAGCAGAAAATAGAAGACAAGGTATTTTGTATTATTacaaaaatactagaaaataccagaaaatactaTAAAATTACCAGACATGTGACAGTTTCAGGGTAAGAATTTGTTGTGTAGataaatttaaaaagaaaTACTAAAAAAAT
The Drosophila miranda strain MSH22 chromosome XL, D.miranda_PacBio2.1, whole genome shotgun sequence genome window above contains:
- the LOC108163851 gene encoding loricrin isoform X1 gives rise to the protein MGVASTSQSQSQGQRRMLWLPLLALMVLNGVDAYSKYGRGCGDIGCLPNEECIITSDSCSYNQRDGKDCGNYPTCKRRTGSTSSSGSNQASPSVNPSEVSGSTHNSYAPNPPSAPLPDADAGGGAGYNGGGGGSNGNGNGGGGGYGGGFSAGGHSLYPSLPQSGGGGNGNGGGGAAPYNPYGGYNPQQPPQGGGGYNPYNGGNGGYQPAPGGYQPRPGYTPPAPGYENNGGDGGQGQKPKDKQGGFFSNFFSNPAVSQAVSGIIAGQIAKQLQGGGAGGAGGGAASSNGGYQPSGGYGGGSSGGGSSGGGGGSNILGGLLGSVLSGGGANAGGGSSGGASSFLGSLLNGGGNSNRGQSGGGGGGLGDIFSSKNFGGLFSENPSSRGGSASDASSSSGGPKSYPTQAPGNYYG
- the LOC108163851 gene encoding pro-resilin isoform X2; its protein translation is MGVASTSQSQSQGQRRMLWLPLLALMVLNGVDAYSKYGRGCGDIGCLPNEECIITSDSCSYNQRDGKDCGNYPTCKRRTGSTSSSGSNQASPSVNPSGSVLNPGYPMHGLQPVNPYNPPFVFGQIPFYGGSPSGTGGPPNGGNGGGNVGIGAGVGLPSSTLGILGGGGGGLAPYGSNYQGYQSQHSNANMFNKPPPQYQNQNQQNPYNRRTQAHPSAAAGSRSGLAPATLGAAVLVGLLLAAAAART